From Gemmatimonadota bacterium, the proteins below share one genomic window:
- a CDS encoding glycosyltransferase family 4 protein, giving the protein MRIAYIAAGAAGMYCGSCIHDNALASALQRKGIDFALIPTYTPLRTDEPGASIDRVFYGGVNVYLQQKMGIFRHTPSFVDRLLNSRALLNSLARFSGSTRAEDLGALTVSVLEGEDGAQKKELAKLVRWLKEDFRPDLVQLTNSMFLGMAREMKRELGIPVLCSLQGEDIFLEGLIEPYKSEARQCLRDRARDVDGFVATCDYYADFMAGYLDVPRNRIHVASLGIKLDGHGESDVKPDPLPFAIGYLARICPEKGLHALVDAFHQLAEQVGKENVKLSVAGYLGQRDAPYFQHVCEQVASRGLSDVFDYRGEVNREEKIAFLNSIHILSVPTPYKEPKGLSLLEAMANGVPVVQPRHGIFPEWIEKTGGGILVEPDSSEALAAGLLRMMNDKEGREAMGQKGKEAVHQNFSDDDMAEATLAVYRQYVTDST; this is encoded by the coding sequence ATGCGAATTGCTTATATTGCCGCAGGTGCGGCGGGCATGTATTGTGGCAGTTGTATTCACGACAATGCGCTGGCCTCTGCGCTTCAGCGCAAGGGAATAGATTTCGCGCTTATTCCGACGTACACACCGCTGCGGACCGATGAACCGGGCGCGAGTATTGATCGAGTGTTTTACGGCGGCGTAAATGTTTATCTCCAGCAGAAAATGGGTATTTTTCGGCACACGCCCTCTTTTGTCGATAGATTATTGAATAGCCGAGCACTGCTCAATAGTCTCGCCCGTTTTAGTGGATCAACGCGTGCGGAAGACCTCGGCGCGCTCACTGTATCGGTTTTAGAGGGGGAAGATGGCGCACAAAAAAAAGAACTCGCAAAGCTGGTGCGCTGGTTGAAAGAGGATTTTAGACCAGATCTTGTGCAATTGACCAATTCGATGTTTTTGGGCATGGCGAGAGAAATGAAACGGGAACTCGGTATTCCCGTTTTGTGCTCTCTGCAAGGGGAAGATATTTTCCTCGAAGGATTGATAGAACCGTATAAATCGGAGGCGCGGCAGTGCTTGCGAGATCGAGCAAGAGATGTCGATGGATTTGTAGCCACTTGTGATTATTATGCCGATTTTATGGCTGGTTATCTCGATGTACCGCGCAATCGCATTCACGTTGCGTCTTTGGGTATCAAATTAGACGGACATGGAGAAAGCGATGTAAAGCCAGACCCGTTGCCTTTTGCGATTGGTTATCTCGCTCGCATATGTCCCGAGAAGGGGTTGCATGCGCTGGTTGATGCGTTTCATCAATTGGCAGAACAAGTCGGCAAGGAGAATGTAAAACTCAGTGTTGCCGGTTATCTCGGACAAAGAGATGCGCCGTATTTTCAGCACGTATGCGAACAAGTCGCATCCCGGGGACTTTCCGATGTTTTTGATTATCGCGGGGAAGTCAATCGAGAAGAAAAAATTGCATTCCTGAATAGCATCCATATCTTGTCCGTGCCTACGCCTTATAAAGAACCCAAAGGGCTATCGTTGCTCGAAGCTATGGCCAATGGCGTTCCCGTTGTTCAGCCCCGGCACGGTATTTTTCCAGAATGGATTGAAAAAACGGGTGGGGGAATTCTGGTAGAGCCAGATTCTTCAGAGGCACTGGCGGCAGGGTTGCTGCGGATGATGAACGACAAAGAGGGGCGGGAGGCGATGGGGCAAAAAGGGAAAGAAGCTGTACATCAAAATTTTAGCGACGACGATATGGCGGAAGCAACACTGGCGGTATATCGTCAGTATGTGACGGATTCAACTTAA
- a CDS encoding acyl-CoA thioesterase has protein sequence MHSEFHTTRRVEFSDTDMAGIVHFSRFFVFMEAAEHAFLRALGTSVSTEWDGNKIGWPRLEATCTYLSPVVFEDVLDIHLKVIRKGTKSLTYRFDFFRGETAIASGELSTVCCICNPGEKIRSIPIPDFIADQIQVSE, from the coding sequence ATGCACAGTGAATTTCACACCACTCGCAGGGTAGAATTTTCCGATACGGACATGGCCGGGATTGTACACTTTTCCCGGTTTTTTGTCTTTATGGAAGCGGCCGAGCACGCTTTCTTGCGCGCGTTGGGGACGAGTGTTTCAACAGAATGGGATGGAAATAAAATTGGATGGCCGAGGTTGGAGGCGACGTGTACATATCTCAGTCCGGTCGTATTTGAAGATGTGCTGGATATTCATCTGAAGGTGATACGCAAGGGCACAAAATCGCTGACCTATCGGTTTGATTTTTTTCGCGGAGAGACGGCGATTGCCAGTGGAGAATTGAGTACGGTATGTTGTATATGCAATCCCGGCGAAAAAATCAGGTCCATACCGATTCCAGATTTTATTGCGGATCAAATACAGGTCTCGGAATAG
- a CDS encoding ABC transporter ATP-binding protein, translating to MALKVEQLSKHFGDVNVLQNISFEMAAGQSLSVMGPSGSGKSTLLHVLGTLDRPSEGSLKIEGEDPFALSEIELARFRNQGIGFVFQEHHLLPQYSVLENVLIPTLAFKNGDARDRAREIIDRVGLSHRIDHRPAELSGGERQRTAVARALINSPALLLCDEPTGSLDGARAEEIADLLFELHKRENNILICATHSSVLAHRFERRFDLQGGTCVEV from the coding sequence ATGGCACTAAAAGTTGAGCAGCTTTCTAAACACTTCGGCGATGTAAATGTTCTGCAGAATATATCCTTTGAAATGGCGGCGGGGCAATCGCTGAGTGTTATGGGACCTTCGGGGTCGGGGAAAAGCACCTTGTTGCATGTGCTGGGTACGCTGGACCGACCATCTGAGGGTAGCCTCAAAATTGAGGGAGAGGATCCCTTTGCATTATCTGAAATCGAACTCGCGCGGTTTAGAAATCAGGGGATTGGATTTGTGTTTCAAGAGCACCATCTTTTGCCGCAATATTCGGTTCTGGAAAATGTTTTGATTCCGACGCTGGCATTTAAAAATGGCGATGCGCGAGACCGCGCCCGAGAGATTATTGATCGCGTGGGCTTGTCGCATCGCATTGATCACCGGCCCGCTGAATTATCCGGCGGCGAGCGACAGCGCACAGCTGTTGCGCGTGCCCTCATCAATTCCCCAGCATTGCTCTTGTGCGACGAACCAACGGGTAGCCTGGATGGGGCGCGAGCAGAAGAAATAGCCGATCTGCTGTTTGAATTGCACAAGCGAGAAAATAATATTCTGATCTGCGCGACGCACAGCTCGGTACTCGCTCATCGCTTTGAGCGGCGGTTTGATCTACAGGGGGGAACGTGCGTCGAAGTCTGA